Proteins encoded together in one Anopheles darlingi chromosome 3, idAnoDarlMG_H_01, whole genome shotgun sequence window:
- the LOC125955554 gene encoding homeobox protein Hox-B3a, with protein MSTVMSTAFMVDSILQDKGEPAADQNRIGDGASSPITGDHSLASISDSSDEYEEPKDSSSLCDSPRSFHSFQHQQQQHTANDPSSNNNNHGGDSVGSGAEYEFRCEKCGYGEYVTPKQTILKESTKPVLKFSVSAILGDKKECVKVRNEFIQPQHLWPYIQQNLIQQNHLANPAFLQHHHHPMSPHSHHHHHHQQHQQQQQQQQSHLGSANGVNVSGPTGSPTAGLGSQHPHHPASHQHTLSNTNATTNSSSNSASESGSLPNSPELQDEATGRLVVAAAALQPRDNKVIAKPLPSRPTPFLHHSLNHPHLHSLLAHCRNPYMPGGPQVFPLPPGQGFPWAHSTRGKPRRGMMRRAVFSDSQRKGLEKRFQLQKYISKPDRKKLAERLGLKDSQVKIWFQNRRMKWRNSKERELLANGGSRDQTLPNKNNPNPDLSDARTDRQSSLSPAPSSPAGPGGHQSEVTMAAGGGSTTTTTAATNGPTTTPSSSPKTTPPMITFKSKFELLKPGADFKYDFEDHSPGAGGRPPPPLAPGNGTGTGRQEGSGSGTNHFGFYPPPSTTTTTATIDRSDALTMRLSPNGVTGGSQQIAGGSVRSSSSASSDPNQGGAGMYYDEYDSGGDSDDSDEEINVT; from the exons ATGTCTACGGTCATGTCGACGGCGTTTATGGTGGATAGTATCTTGCAGGATAAGGGTGAACCGGCGGCAGACCAGAACCGCATCGGGGACGGGGCCAGCTCACCGATcaccggtg ATCATTCGCTTGCTTCGATCTCAGACAGCAGTGACGAGTACGAGGAGCCCAAGGATTCGAGTAGTCTCTGTGATTCACCGAGAAGCTTCCACAGcttccagcaccaacagcaacaacataccGCAAACGATCC cagtagcaacaacaacaatcatggTGGTGACAGTGTGGGGAGCGGGGCCGAGTACGAGTTCCGGTGCGAGAAGTGTGGTTACGGCGAGTACGTCACCCCGAAGCAGACAATCCTGAAGGAGAGCACCAAACCGGTGCTGAAGTTTAGCGTGTCCGCCATCCTGGGCGATAAGAAGGAGTGCGTGAAGGTTCGGAATG AGTTCATTCAACCGCAGCATCTTTGGCCTTACATCCAGCAGAACCTGATTCAACAGAATCATCTCGCGAATCCAGCGTTTCTC cagcaccatcatcatccgatgtcacctcacagtcaccatcaccatcatcatcaacaacatcagcagcagcagcagcagcagcagtcacatCTAGGTTCAGCAAATGGTGTCAATGTAAGTGGACCGACGGGTAGCCCAACGGCAGGACTCGGTTCTCAGCATCCACACCATCCCGCATCCCATCAGCACACCCTCTCGaacaccaacgccaccaccaacagcagcagcaacagtgccaGCGAATCCGGCAGTTTGCCCAACAGCCCCGAGCTGCAGGACGAAGCGActggccggctggtggtggccgctgcaGCACTGCAGCCCCGAGATAATAAAGTCATCGCGAAACCACTACCGAGCCGCCCGACCCCCTTCCTGCACCACAGCCTCAACCATCCGCATCTACACTCGCTGCTGGCGCACTGTCGCAACCCGTACATGCCAG GAGGACCACAGGTGTTTCCGTTGCCACCGGGCCAAGGCTTTCCGTGGGCACACTCGACGCGAGGGAAACCACGCCGGGGGATGATGCGACGGGCCGTCTTCTCTG ACTCGCAGCGGAAAGGGCTGGAAAAGCGGTTCCAGCTGCAGAAGTACATCAGCAAACCGGACCGCAAGAAGCTGGCCGAGCGTCTCGGGCTCAAGGACTCTCAG GTGAAAATATGGTTTCAAAACCGTCGCATGAAGTGGCGCAACTCGAAGGAACGCGAACTGCTGGCCAACGGTGGCTCCCGGGATCAGACGCTACCGAACAAGAACAACCCCAACCCGGACCTATCGGATGCACGTACCGATCGGCAATCATCGCTCTCGCCGGCACCATCATCTCCGGCAGGCCCCGGCGGTCACCAGTCGGAGGTCACGATGGCTGCTGGAGGAgggtcaacgacgacgacgacggcggccacgAACGGaccgacaacaacaccatccTCCTCCCCGAAGACCACACCGCCGATGATAACGTTCAAATCGAAGTTTGAGCTGCTGAAACCGGGCGCTGACTTTAAGTACGACTTCGAGGACCACTCACCGGGCGCTGGTGGTAGACCACCGCCTCCGTTGGCACCGGGCAatgggaccgggaccggtcgACAGGAAGGTTCGGGATCCGGGACGAATCATTTCGGTTTCTATCcaccaccgtcgacgacgacgacgacggcgactatcgatcgatcggacgcATTAACGATGCGCCTCAGTCCGAACGGGGTGACCGGAGGGTCACAGCAGATCGCTGGAGGGTCCGTACGATCCAGTAGCAGCGCCTCGTCCGATCCGAACCAGGGCGGTGCTGGGATGTACTACGATGAGTATGATTCCGGTGGCGACTCCGATGATAGCGATGAGGAGATCAACGTTACGTGA